In a genomic window of Mycolicibacterium neoaurum VKM Ac-1815D:
- a CDS encoding EthD domain-containing protein, which yields MEKVMITLRRSAADEQWCLRLRTEVAADLSGSGLAGLTVNVRDDDVRASMMTLTTLDPPVVAVVSIWTQQYYGSAVAAALRRLEKECDLLAAYLVTESVPLPAPEVPVGARTPGLANVALLRRPADLDTATWLERWHIDHTPVAIETQATFGYTQNTVVRALTADAPVIDAIVEELFPIEAVSDLLAFFGAADQADLADRMGRMAASVARFGADRNIDTVPTSRYVCPAEGLTLHA from the coding sequence GTGGAAAAGGTGATGATCACGTTGCGCCGCTCGGCCGCGGACGAGCAGTGGTGCCTGCGGCTGCGCACCGAGGTGGCCGCCGACCTCTCCGGCTCGGGTCTTGCCGGTCTGACGGTCAACGTCCGCGACGATGACGTGCGGGCGTCGATGATGACACTGACCACGTTGGACCCGCCGGTCGTCGCGGTGGTGAGCATCTGGACCCAGCAGTACTACGGGAGCGCCGTCGCGGCGGCGCTGCGGCGACTGGAGAAAGAATGCGATCTGTTGGCCGCCTACCTGGTGACCGAGTCGGTGCCGCTGCCCGCCCCCGAGGTGCCCGTCGGCGCGCGCACACCCGGTCTGGCCAACGTGGCGTTGCTGCGCCGTCCCGCGGATCTGGACACGGCGACCTGGCTGGAACGCTGGCACATCGACCACACTCCGGTGGCGATCGAGACCCAAGCCACCTTCGGTTACACCCAGAACACCGTGGTCCGCGCGCTGACCGCCGATGCGCCGGTGATCGATGCCATCGTCGAGGAACTGTTCCCGATCGAAGCGGTGTCGGACCTGCTGGCGTTCTTCGGAGCCGCCGATCAGGCAGATCTAGCCGACCGGATGGGGCGGATGGCAGCCAGCGTCGCGAGGTTCGGTGCGGACCGCAATATCGACACGGTGCCCACCAGTAGGTACGTCTGCCCGGCCGAGGGGCTTACGCTGCACGCGTGA
- a CDS encoding enoyl-CoA hydratase/isomerase family protein, which produces MTLLISDDNRVRTLTLNRPEALNAFSEALYDATTEALLAAAEDPEVSVVLLTGAGRAFSAGNDLVEMQKLVTDPEYTPGKYGFRGLIEALTAFPKPLILAVNGLGLGIGATILGYADLAFMSSTARFKCPFTSLGVPPEAASSYLMPRLIGRQNAAWLLLSSEWVDADEALRMGLVFKVCEPAVLMSEARSHAELLASRPLNSLMAVKQTMMEAIRPAIAAASERENALFAELLGQAANVDALASFNAGRS; this is translated from the coding sequence GTGACACTTTTGATCTCGGATGACAACCGGGTGCGGACCCTGACCCTCAACCGGCCGGAGGCGCTGAACGCCTTCAGCGAGGCGCTGTACGACGCGACGACCGAGGCCCTGCTGGCCGCGGCAGAAGATCCCGAGGTGTCGGTGGTTCTGCTCACCGGCGCCGGCCGGGCCTTCAGCGCGGGCAACGATCTGGTCGAGATGCAGAAGCTGGTCACCGACCCGGAGTACACGCCGGGCAAGTACGGCTTCCGCGGACTGATCGAGGCGCTGACGGCTTTCCCCAAACCACTCATCCTCGCCGTCAACGGCCTCGGATTGGGCATCGGCGCAACCATTCTGGGCTATGCCGACCTGGCCTTCATGTCCAGCACCGCGCGGTTCAAGTGCCCGTTCACCAGCCTCGGTGTGCCGCCTGAGGCGGCATCGTCCTATTTGATGCCCAGATTGATCGGTCGGCAGAACGCGGCCTGGCTGTTGCTGTCCTCGGAATGGGTCGATGCCGACGAGGCGCTCCGGATGGGGCTGGTGTTCAAGGTGTGTGAGCCCGCAGTTCTGATGTCCGAGGCGCGCTCTCATGCCGAGCTGCTGGCGTCCCGCCCGCTGAACAGCCTGATGGCGGTCAAACAGACGATGATGGAAGCCATCCGCCCGGCGATCGCCGCGGCGTCCGAGCGCGAGAACGCCCTGTTCGCCGAGCTGCTTGGCCAGGCCGCCAACGTCGACGCGCTGGCGTCGTTCAACGCCGGACGTAGCTGA